Proteins encoded in a region of the Mercenaria mercenaria strain notata chromosome 1, MADL_Memer_1, whole genome shotgun sequence genome:
- the LOC123545527 gene encoding cholinesterase-like: protein MYLYTKMAFYLLTCVLFSISLVGNVHTEEIPSVSTKLGVINGIFSEVSFKSRDFIVKRFLGIPYAKPPVGELRFKKPEPAGPLSPNPFPADKFGSPCAQIDIMGEKFSENTNIEDCLFLNIYVPVQEPDSVSGHAVMVFIHGGGYNLGTGNRYIADRLSSVGNVIVITINYRLWIWGFLDFNDERAPGNMGLWDQQMAFRWVHEHIESFGGDKDRVTIFGESAGAVSVGLQALYPENKGLFTNVISESGSPSFTHVFQTDNNIQAATFLAELLNCTTEKTDQVFDCIKNSDSEAMLNAFKSALNDPAKLWQIVFTPTVDNDFVKQPPAKLMKLAKTEIPTEVEFLRSLKLMNGLNGAEGAMWLFMVEGPKENYDDLLLTKEDMDNRIIPTVLPTAPGILKSLISSRYTDWKNPSDPKLVRKQFVKLLGDLYFNVPGIEFSLLHANGSNPGSYLYRFTSLVEQHFVKTPTWSESANHADELGPVFGYDFDYEWAAYIKGGYTPPDWEIDMSERMMTAWTNFAKYGNPNEEGDTPWPKYTIEDEHYLNIDREDSVGQYLHADDVNFWREIVPMVQDSVKNDQGDFSPFTKKSSETCDADGNCD, encoded by the exons atgtacttgtaCACAAAAATGGCGTTTTATCTCCTTACTTGCGTTCTGTTCTCCATTTCACTTGTTGGAAACGTTCATACTGAAGAAATACCCAGTGTGTCAACCAAACTTGGCGTCATAAATGGAATATTCAGTGAAGTGTCATTTAAAAGTAGAGATTTTATTGTGAAGAGGTTTCTTGGGATACCGTACGCAAAACCGCCTGTTGGGGAGCTTAGATTCAAGAAGCCGGAGCCTGCTGGACCTTTATCGCCAAACCCATTTCCGGCTGATAAATTCGGATCACCTTGTGCCCAAATCGACATTATGGGTGAAAAGTTTTCTGAAAACACTAACATAGAAGACTGTCTCTTCTTGAATATCTACGTTCCAGTCCAGGAACCGGACAGTGTATCCGGACATGCAGTGATGGTATTTATCCATGGTGGTGGCTACAACCTTGGCACAGGAAACCGATACATTGCTGACCGTCTATCTTCTGTAGGAAACGTAATTGTTATAACAATCAACTACAGACTTTGGATATGGGGTTTTCTTGATTTCAATGACGAAAGAGCTCCGGGAAATATGGGTTTATGGGATCAACAGATGGCTTTTAGATGGGTACACGAACACATTGAATCTTTTGGAGGGGATAAGGATAGGGTCACTATTTTTGGAGAATCGGCCGGCGCAGTAAGTGTTGGCTTGCAGgctttgtatcctgaaaataaggGTCTGTTCACAAATGTTATATCGGAAAGCGGATCACCATCCTTTACGCATGTTTTTCAAACTGATAACAATATACAAGCGGCGACATTTTTGGCAGAATTGCTTAACTGTACCACAGAAAAAACAGACCAAGTTTTTGATTGTATTAAAAATAGCGATAGCGAAGCAATGCTTAATGCATTTAAAAGTGCTTTAAATGATCCAGCTAAATTATGGCAGATTGTTTTCACCCCAACAGTTGATAACGATTTTGTAAAACAGCCCCCAGCTAAGTTGATGAAACTCGCAAAAACTGAAATACCCACTGAAGTAGAGTTCTTAAGATCTTTAAAACTAATGAACGGTCTTAATGGAGCGGAAGGTGCCATGTGGCTTTTTATGGTAGAAGGTCCAAAGGAGAACTATGACGATTTGCTGTTAACGAAAGAAGATATGGACAATAGAATAATCCCAACTGTCCTTCCAACGGCTCCTGGAATCTTAAAGTCACTAATTAGCTCGAGATATACCGACTGGAAAAATCCAAGCGATCCCAAACTTGTCCGAAAACAGTTTGTTAAACTATTGGGCGATCTATATTTCAACGTCCCTGGAATAGAATTCAGTCTACTGCACGCTAACGGCTCAAATCCGGGGAGTTATTTGTACAGATTTACTTCTCTCGTGGAACAACATTTCGTAAAAACACCAACGTGGTCGGAGTCAGCAAACCATGCTGATGAACTGGGACCCGTGTTTGGTTATGATTTTGATTATGAATGGGCAGCCTACATCAAGGGAGGATACACACCCCCTGATTGGGAAATTGATATGTCTGAGCGTATGATGACGGCATGGACAAATTTTGCTAAATACGG CAACCCTAATGAAGAAGGGGACACACCCTGGCCCAAATATACCATCGAAGATGAGCATTATCTAAATATTGACCGGGAAGATTCCGTTGGACAATATTTGCACGCAGACGATGTGAACTTTTGGCGGGAAATTGTACCGATGGTTCAAGACAGTGTCAAAAATGACCAAGGAGATTTTTCACCATTTACGAAGAAATCGTCTGAAACATGTGATGCAGATGGAAACTGTGattaa